The Micromonospora sp. NBC_01740 genome includes a window with the following:
- a CDS encoding DUF3488 and transglutaminase-like domain-containing protein, with the protein MARALRAVPVPLALIAMIGLAGAVLGRVYAGPLLTWLVLGAAVGSVLVSVAARRLPSWLVAPVSVLAMAGWTAWSLRLTATRAELPGGLAEVTADAAANGIPRLLTAMIPVEPTPDTVLVPLVAAWLAGLAGAEVAMRAGRVLLGYLPPVLLYAAALYVVGPNADPAIGPTLALVAVAVLGLAVPPRGAAGADAAAGLAPAVRAAVRARLAAASAAGLAVVVGLVALLGPLLAGQVDGRPVDPRRYVEPPQVETLDENPLIRISGWALNPGQQLLDVRTQRSGPPDSAPAEEPGAAPGPGAAARPVPIRLAVLSDYDGVTWRVGATYRNAGRILPVTAPAADSTVETVRQEITVAGLSGRLLPAVATPRQVTGARVAYDPTTGTLIRPEGLTPGLRYDVTSALETPDSNLLATADVPAGEEVARVLRVADGVPEPLRRLAAQLAESNGAPYARAAAVEQFLAEHYRLVADAPSGHAYPNLNFFLFGPRNAGGQRGTSEQFAAAFAVLGRLTGLPTRVVVGFRAAGDGPVRAGDAYAWPEVLFEGLGWVPFDPLPRPDEEPRPVEEDFRPAPEEPPPSEVPEPTVEPTVSPEPAAAPGGRAGSGGPSTALLVGGGTGGVLLLVVVALLALLLMRRALTRARLERGDPGQRIAGAWREVTDALRLSGHPVGGNLSASEVAAHARRAVADARARRSGHAPTTAGPSPGPAGTAPGGTALSGPGPGGTGPTGTMTAAGDLDARVDELAGLLNQTAFAPGTTTAEQAARATTTAHDYVATLRAARPWWRRLLWSVRPGPLRWRR; encoded by the coding sequence GTGGCGCGGGCGCTGCGGGCCGTCCCGGTGCCGCTGGCGCTGATCGCGATGATCGGCCTGGCCGGCGCGGTACTCGGCCGGGTCTATGCCGGCCCGCTGCTGACCTGGCTGGTGCTCGGGGCGGCGGTCGGCTCGGTGCTGGTCAGCGTGGCCGCCCGCCGGCTGCCCTCGTGGCTGGTCGCACCCGTGTCGGTGCTCGCGATGGCGGGCTGGACGGCCTGGTCGCTGCGGCTCACCGCGACCCGCGCCGAGCTGCCCGGGGGCCTGGCCGAGGTGACCGCCGACGCCGCCGCGAACGGCATCCCCCGGCTGCTGACGGCGATGATCCCGGTGGAGCCGACCCCCGACACGGTGCTGGTGCCGCTGGTCGCCGCGTGGCTGGCCGGTCTCGCCGGGGCGGAGGTCGCGATGCGGGCGGGTCGGGTGCTGCTCGGCTACCTGCCGCCGGTGCTGCTCTACGCCGCCGCGCTCTACGTGGTCGGCCCGAACGCCGATCCCGCGATCGGGCCGACGCTGGCCCTCGTGGCCGTGGCGGTGCTCGGGCTGGCGGTGCCGCCGCGCGGGGCGGCCGGCGCCGACGCGGCCGCCGGGCTGGCCCCGGCGGTCCGCGCGGCCGTCCGGGCCCGGCTCGCCGCCGCCTCCGCCGCCGGCCTCGCGGTGGTCGTCGGCCTCGTCGCGCTGCTCGGTCCGCTGCTCGCCGGCCAGGTCGACGGCCGGCCGGTGGACCCCCGGCGGTACGTCGAGCCGCCGCAGGTGGAGACCCTCGACGAGAACCCGCTCATCCGGATCTCCGGCTGGGCGCTGAACCCGGGCCAGCAGCTGCTCGACGTGCGTACGCAACGGTCGGGCCCGCCGGATTCCGCGCCGGCCGAGGAGCCGGGGGCCGCCCCCGGGCCGGGCGCCGCCGCACGCCCGGTGCCGATCCGGCTGGCGGTGCTCAGCGACTACGACGGCGTGACCTGGCGGGTCGGCGCCACGTACCGCAACGCGGGGCGGATCCTGCCCGTGACGGCGCCGGCGGCCGACAGCACCGTGGAGACGGTACGGCAGGAGATCACCGTCGCCGGGCTGAGCGGCCGGCTGCTGCCCGCCGTCGCCACCCCACGCCAGGTCACCGGCGCCCGGGTGGCGTACGACCCGACGACCGGGACGCTGATCCGCCCGGAGGGCCTGACCCCGGGGCTGCGCTACGACGTGACGTCGGCGCTGGAGACGCCCGACTCCAACCTGCTCGCCACGGCGGACGTGCCGGCCGGCGAGGAGGTGGCCCGGGTGTTGCGGGTCGCCGACGGGGTGCCGGAACCGTTGCGCCGGCTCGCCGCCCAGCTGGCCGAGTCCAACGGCGCCCCGTACGCGCGGGCCGCCGCCGTGGAGCAGTTCCTCGCCGAGCACTACCGCCTCGTCGCGGACGCGCCCAGCGGGCACGCGTACCCGAACCTGAACTTCTTCCTCTTCGGCCCCCGCAACGCCGGCGGGCAGCGGGGCACCTCCGAGCAGTTCGCGGCGGCGTTCGCCGTGCTGGGCCGGCTGACGGGGCTGCCGACCCGGGTGGTGGTGGGCTTCCGTGCCGCCGGCGACGGTCCGGTCCGGGCCGGCGACGCGTACGCCTGGCCGGAGGTGCTCTTCGAGGGGCTGGGCTGGGTGCCGTTCGACCCGCTGCCCAGGCCCGACGAGGAGCCGCGCCCGGTGGAGGAGGACTTCCGCCCCGCGCCGGAGGAGCCGCCCCCGTCGGAGGTGCCGGAGCCCACGGTCGAGCCGACCGTGTCGCCGGAACCGGCCGCCGCGCCGGGCGGGCGGGCCGGCTCCGGTGGACCGTCGACGGCGCTGCTGGTCGGCGGCGGGACGGGCGGCGTGCTGCTGCTGGTCGTGGTCGCGCTGCTCGCGCTGCTGCTGATGCGCCGGGCGCTGACCCGGGCGCGGCTGGAGCGGGGCGACCCCGGCCAGCGGATCGCCGGCGCCTGGCGGGAGGTGACCGACGCGCTGCGGCTGTCCGGGCACCCGGTCGGCGGGAATCTCTCCGCCTCCGAGGTCGCCGCCCACGCCCGCCGGGCCGTCGCCGATGCCCGCGCGAGGCGGTCCGGGCACGCCCCGACGACGGCCGGCCCCTCCCCCGGTCCCGCCGGCACCGCCCCGGGAGGCACCGCCCTGAGCGGCCCCGGACCGGGAGGCACCGGACCGACGGGCACCATGACGGCTGCCGGCGACCTGGACGCCCGGGTGGACGAGCTGGCGGGGCTGCTCAACCAGACGGCGTTCGCCCCGGGCACGACCACTGCGGAGCAGGCCGCGCGGGCCACCACGACGGCCCATGACTACGTCGCCACGCTGCGCGCCGCCCGCCCCTGGTGGCGCCGGCTCCTCTGGTCCGTGCGCCCCGGTCCCCTCCGCTGGCGCCGCTAG
- a CDS encoding DUF2855 family protein has protein sequence MPASWTFAVARDDLSRTTLVEGTTPTLADGEALLRVDRVGLTANNVTYAVLGDSMRYWEFFPPGPRGLGPQWGLPPLWGFAEVVESTVEGVAAGQRVYGYLPPAGHLVVRPDRVDASGFRDASAHRADLPSPYNVYRATTGDPAYREDQEDLLVLFRPLFFTSFMLADQVVDNDFYGAQSLVLSSASSKTAYAAAFELHGRGPRLVGLTSPGNLAFTRSLGCYDDVVSYDDIHALDAVPTAYLDLSGAPATRAALREHLGDRLVRDVAVGLTTQIPNADAAGEVFFAPVQMRKRRQDWGRDGLDQRFTDAWQRFTGVVGEWLDVRTGSGPDALERAWSEVLAGRTPPRVGQIVQL, from the coding sequence ATGCCTGCTTCCTGGACCTTCGCCGTTGCCCGTGACGACCTGAGCCGGACCACCCTCGTCGAAGGCACGACGCCCACCCTCGCCGACGGCGAGGCACTGTTGCGAGTGGACCGCGTCGGCCTGACCGCCAACAACGTCACCTACGCGGTGCTCGGCGACTCGATGCGGTACTGGGAGTTCTTCCCGCCCGGCCCCCGTGGGCTCGGCCCGCAGTGGGGACTCCCGCCGCTGTGGGGCTTCGCCGAGGTGGTCGAGTCCACGGTCGAGGGGGTCGCGGCGGGGCAGCGGGTCTACGGCTACCTCCCGCCGGCGGGTCACCTGGTGGTGCGGCCGGACCGGGTGGACGCCTCCGGATTCCGCGACGCGAGCGCGCACCGGGCCGACCTGCCCTCGCCGTACAACGTGTACCGGGCGACCACCGGCGACCCGGCGTACCGGGAAGACCAGGAGGACCTGCTGGTCCTGTTCCGGCCGCTGTTCTTCACCTCCTTCATGCTGGCCGACCAGGTCGTCGACAACGACTTCTACGGGGCGCAGTCACTGGTGCTGTCGTCGGCATCGAGCAAGACCGCGTACGCCGCCGCCTTCGAGCTGCACGGCCGGGGCCCGCGCCTGGTCGGGCTCACCTCACCCGGCAACCTCGCGTTCACCCGGTCGCTCGGGTGCTACGACGACGTCGTCTCCTACGACGACATCCACGCCCTCGACGCCGTACCGACCGCCTACCTCGACCTGTCCGGCGCGCCCGCCACCCGGGCCGCGCTGCGGGAGCACCTCGGCGACCGGCTCGTGCGCGACGTCGCGGTCGGACTCACCACCCAGATCCCGAACGCCGACGCCGCCGGAGAGGTGTTCTTCGCCCCGGTGCAGATGCGCAAGCGCCGCCAGGACTGGGGCCGCGACGGGCTCGACCAGCGGTTCACCGACGCCTGGCAACGGTTCACCGGGGTCGTGGGCGAATGGCTCGACGTCCGGACCGGATCCGGGCCCGACGCCCTGGAGCGCGCCTGGTCGGAGGTCCTCGCCGGCCGGACGCCGCCGCGTGTGGGTCAGATCGTCCAGTTGTGA
- a CDS encoding GNAT family N-acetyltransferase has product MLDGLFTLHENSLIASWRLLASVDPEGEVVDDQDAVTMSHSHPALCNALLRSPRGLDRIRKVFGERHHAVWVRQPGDGLEVVGYRRNECTVPMVLELAGWDRPPAVPVVAVAPGDVAQHSGVGRSMLADLPHTYGHATERWESWAITMTTGAVANISFVTTREEFQRRGLGRAVMTRALLDARYRGERYATLQSTPAGLRLYRGLGFRDVGVWQEWVPAP; this is encoded by the coding sequence GTGCTCGACGGTCTGTTCACCTTGCACGAGAACTCGCTGATCGCCTCATGGCGACTGCTCGCCTCGGTGGATCCGGAAGGCGAGGTCGTCGACGATCAGGACGCGGTGACCATGTCGCATTCGCATCCGGCCCTGTGTAACGCACTGTTGCGCTCGCCGAGGGGGCTCGACCGGATCCGAAAGGTGTTCGGCGAGCGTCACCATGCGGTATGGGTGCGGCAGCCCGGCGACGGCCTCGAAGTAGTGGGGTATCGGCGCAACGAGTGCACGGTGCCGATGGTGCTTGAGCTTGCCGGCTGGGATCGACCACCTGCTGTGCCCGTGGTGGCGGTGGCGCCGGGTGACGTGGCGCAGCACAGCGGTGTGGGCCGGTCGATGCTCGCGGACCTTCCGCACACCTACGGCCATGCGACCGAGCGGTGGGAGTCCTGGGCGATCACGATGACGACCGGTGCCGTAGCGAACATCTCGTTCGTCACTACCCGTGAGGAGTTCCAGCGGCGCGGCCTCGGCCGGGCCGTCATGACGCGAGCGCTGCTGGACGCACGGTACCGGGGCGAGAGGTACGCGACCCTGCAGTCCACCCCGGCCGGATTGCGGCTCTACCGGGGGCTCGGGTTCCGTGACGTCGGAGTCTGGCAGGAATGGGTTCCGGCGCCCTGA